A genome region from Verrucomicrobiia bacterium includes the following:
- a CDS encoding type III pantothenate kinase, whose amino-acid sequence MAGLVLALDIGNTTSTAGLFRGSRLMHSDRFGSRLELAVEECAEMLSTFLAKKLSSTPYLEKAVVASVVPRLTNVYTTVIQTRFGIKPLLVSAALPVGLKIGYRKPEQLGTDRLANAIAGFYLYGGPIVVVDLGTATKFEVVTKKGEYLGGAIGPGVETASADLVRRTALLPKVALKKPRKAIGRSTEEALQSGILIGAAGGIDRMVMEIEKELRTKVKVIATGGLAKTVTGLSKRIQKVDADLTLKGLRIIADLTP is encoded by the coding sequence ATGGCCGGGCTTGTTTTAGCTTTGGATATAGGAAACACCACCTCAACGGCGGGGCTTTTTCGGGGTTCCCGGCTGATGCATTCCGACCGGTTCGGCTCCCGACTGGAGCTGGCGGTTGAAGAATGTGCGGAAATGCTTTCCACCTTTCTTGCAAAAAAGCTTTCAAGCACCCCCTACCTCGAGAAGGCCGTAGTCGCCTCGGTAGTGCCGCGCCTGACCAATGTTTATACCACGGTCATCCAGACAAGGTTCGGGATAAAGCCGCTTTTGGTTTCCGCCGCCCTGCCGGTTGGACTGAAAATCGGCTACCGAAAACCGGAACAGTTAGGAACGGATCGGCTGGCGAATGCCATCGCGGGGTTTTATCTCTACGGCGGGCCCATCGTTGTGGTCGATTTGGGGACGGCGACCAAGTTTGAGGTCGTCACCAAGAAAGGAGAGTATCTGGGGGGCGCCATCGGGCCGGGGGTGGAGACCGCCTCGGCGGATTTGGTGCGCAGGACAGCGCTTTTGCCCAAAGTGGCTTTGAAAAAGCCGCGGAAGGCCATAGGGCGTTCAACGGAGGAGGCCCTGCAATCCGGAATTCTCATTGGCGCGGCGGGGGGGATTGACCGGATGGTGATGGAAATTGAAAAGGAATTGCGCACCAAAGTCAAGGTCATAGCCACGGGGGGACTGGCGAAAACAGTGACCGGGTTGTCCAAGCGGATACAGAAAGTTGATGCGGATTTGACGCTGAAGGGGTTGAGAATTATAGCAGACCTTACCCCCTAA
- a CDS encoding tetratricopeptide repeat protein: protein MKIPFAGLILVILFSTAPAQEQKPANSLETSGKAVQPPQAKTADSADFYFKWAKALCDSANYRMAVLKFKRAVIIRHNFPEAWTEWGIALANLGRTEEEIAKYQEAIKIDSTYGDAYFNWGTTLANHQQFKEATEIFKKGIAAASKYPKNYEGLGKVQNQTGFYSEAIKSFEKSLELNPANPWALFWQSGCYARLKKKAESLAALEKAIQWGGDFYKMEAQKDGAFNSLWNDPDFKKIVGL, encoded by the coding sequence ATGAAAATCCCGTTCGCCGGCTTGATTCTCGTAATCCTTTTTTCCACCGCCCCGGCCCAGGAGCAAAAGCCAGCCAATTCATTGGAAACTTCCGGAAAGGCTGTCCAGCCCCCTCAGGCCAAGACTGCCGACTCTGCCGATTTCTATTTCAAATGGGCCAAAGCCCTTTGCGATTCCGCCAACTACCGGATGGCGGTTTTGAAGTTCAAACGGGCGGTCATCATCCGCCACAATTTCCCGGAGGCTTGGACCGAATGGGGGATCGCCCTGGCCAATTTGGGACGCACGGAGGAGGAGATTGCCAAGTACCAGGAGGCGATAAAAATCGACTCCACGTACGGCGACGCCTACTTCAACTGGGGGACGACTCTGGCCAACCATCAGCAGTTCAAGGAGGCAACCGAAATTTTTAAAAAGGGAATCGCCGCCGCCTCCAAATATCCCAAAAACTACGAGGGACTGGGAAAAGTCCAGAACCAGACCGGCTTTTATTCAGAGGCCATAAAGAGTTTCGAAAAATCGCTGGAGCTGAATCCCGCCAACCCTTGGGCCCTCTTCTGGCAGTCCGGCTGCTACGCCCGGCTGAAAAAGAAAGCCGAATCGCTGGCCGCCCTGGAAAAGGCGATCCAGTGGGGGGGGGATTTTTATAAAATGGAAGCCCAAAAAGACGGCGCCTTCAACTCGCTCTGGAACGATCCCGACTTCAAGAAAATAGTCGGCCTTTAA
- the uvrB gene encoding excinuclease ABC subunit UvrB, whose amino-acid sequence MSPFQVISSYEPKGDQPQAIEALAKGIRENRRYQTLLGVTGSGKTFTMAKVVEAVQKPTLVISHNKTLAAQLYGELKSFFPKNAVEFFISYYDYYQPEAYVPQSDTYIEKDTSVNEDIDRLRLRATSSLLEREDTIIVASVSCIYGLGSPEDYREMMVFVEVGQKIDRDKFLKMLIDIHYNRNDFEFGRGTFRVRGDVVEVHLAYEENAARVEFFGDEIEKISVIDILKGEVLEEKKKASIYPAKHFVTTMPKIERAVKTIEEELAQRLEFFRSQGKLLEAQRLESRTRFDIEMMKEVGYCTGIENYSRHLAGRKPGERPFTLLDFFPKDFLCIIDESHQTLPQIRGMYNGDRARKEVLVEYGFRLPSALDNRPLFFEEFEFLIPQFVYVSATPGDVELEKSEGVVVEQIIRPTGLIDPKITVKPLAHQVDDLLEEIRKRVAKGERVLVTTLTKRMAEDLADYLAQMGIKVRYLHAEIDAIERTEILRDLRLAEFDVLVGINLLREGLDLPEVSLVAIMDADKEGFLRSDRSLIQISGRAARNKAGEVVMYADAITDSMKKAIAETGRRRKIQEEYNRAHGIEPQTIFKSREEIMKATLFADSKTPPEAKEEKLDLFERMELEERIAALTREMKRRASQYEFEKAAAYRDEIAKLKARFKKTGKRS is encoded by the coding sequence ATGTCTCCGTTTCAAGTAATCTCCTCCTACGAGCCGAAAGGGGATCAGCCGCAGGCGATTGAGGCTCTTGCCAAGGGGATCCGGGAAAACCGCCGCTATCAAACCCTCTTGGGCGTCACCGGCAGCGGCAAAACCTTCACCATGGCCAAGGTCGTGGAGGCGGTGCAAAAGCCGACTTTGGTCATCTCCCACAACAAGACGCTGGCCGCCCAGCTCTACGGTGAGCTGAAAAGTTTTTTCCCCAAAAACGCCGTTGAGTTTTTCATCAGCTACTACGACTATTACCAGCCGGAGGCCTATGTTCCCCAGTCGGACACCTACATCGAAAAGGACACCTCGGTAAACGAGGATATCGACCGGCTCCGCCTGCGCGCCACCAGTTCCCTTTTGGAACGGGAGGACACCATTATCGTCGCCTCGGTCTCCTGCATCTACGGCTTGGGGTCGCCGGAGGACTACCGCGAAATGATGGTGTTTGTCGAAGTCGGCCAGAAAATCGACCGGGACAAGTTTTTGAAGATGTTGATAGATATCCATTACAACCGCAACGATTTCGAATTCGGCCGCGGCACTTTCCGCGTCCGCGGCGACGTGGTGGAGGTGCACCTGGCCTACGAGGAAAACGCCGCCCGGGTGGAGTTCTTCGGCGACGAAATCGAAAAAATCTCGGTCATCGATATTTTGAAGGGCGAAGTGCTGGAGGAAAAAAAGAAGGCCAGCATTTACCCCGCCAAGCATTTTGTAACCACGATGCCCAAAATCGAGCGGGCTGTAAAAACCATTGAGGAGGAACTGGCCCAACGACTGGAGTTTTTTCGTTCGCAGGGAAAGCTCTTGGAAGCCCAGCGGCTCGAGTCCCGCACCCGTTTTGACATCGAAATGATGAAGGAGGTTGGCTACTGCACCGGGATTGAAAACTATTCCCGCCATCTGGCCGGCCGAAAGCCCGGGGAAAGACCGTTCACCCTGCTCGATTTTTTCCCCAAGGATTTTCTCTGCATTATTGACGAGTCACATCAAACCCTGCCCCAAATTCGCGGTATGTACAACGGCGACCGAGCCCGCAAGGAGGTGTTGGTGGAGTATGGCTTCCGTCTTCCGTCGGCTTTGGACAACCGCCCCCTTTTCTTCGAAGAGTTTGAATTTCTGATTCCTCAGTTTGTCTATGTCTCCGCTACGCCGGGGGATGTGGAGCTGGAAAAATCGGAAGGGGTGGTGGTGGAGCAGATTATCCGCCCAACCGGACTCATCGACCCCAAGATTACCGTCAAGCCGCTCGCCCATCAGGTGGACGATTTGCTGGAGGAAATCCGCAAGCGGGTGGCCAAGGGGGAGCGGGTTTTGGTGACGACATTGACCAAACGGATGGCGGAGGACTTGGCCGACTATCTGGCGCAGATGGGAATAAAAGTACGCTACCTGCATGCCGAAATTGATGCCATCGAGCGCACCGAAATTTTGCGCGACCTACGCCTGGCGGAATTCGACGTTCTGGTCGGCATCAATCTCTTGCGCGAAGGGCTCGATTTGCCGGAAGTTTCCCTTGTGGCGATAATGGACGCCGACAAGGAGGGATTTTTGCGCTCCGACCGTTCGCTCATCCAGATTTCCGGCCGGGCCGCCCGGAACAAGGCCGGCGAGGTGGTGATGTATGCCGATGCCATCACGGACTCGATGAAAAAAGCAATTGCCGAAACCGGGCGCCGCCGAAAAATTCAGGAAGAGTACAACCGCGCGCACGGCATCGAGCCGCAGACCATTTTCAAAAGCAGGGAGGAAATCATGAAAGCCACCCTGTTTGCGGACTCCAAAACCCCGCCGGAAGCGAAGGAGGAAAAGCTGGACTTGTTCGAGCGGATGGAGCTGGAGGAACGCATCGCCGCCCTGACCCGCGAGATGAAGCGCCGCGCCTCCCAGTACGAGTTCGAAAAGGCCGCCGCCTACCGGGACGAAATCGCCAAGCTGAAGGCCCGGTTCAAAAAAACCGGCAAAAGAAGCTGA